The DNA region CTCGTCCAGCTGGACGCAGTAGGCACGGGTGATCGGGGCTTTGGTGGGCATCCGGGAGCGCTTCCCTGGCTGGGGCATGAGGCGGGATTATGCAGGCTGGCGCGATGGCGGCAAACGCTGCGGGGCTGGAGTGGGTGACGGGTGGGTGTTAGGTTCTTGGCGTGTCGTTATTCAACAAGGAGTGATTCATGGCATCGCACAAGATGAAGGGCCCCAGGACCGCCGGCTTCAAGCAGGGCATGGGCACCGCCCACCCGAAGAAGGGCCGGGGCACCCGCAAGGAGCGCTCGGGCACCCAGGCCCTGGTGATCGCCGGCGGCATCGTCCTGCTGGTCATCGTGCTGGCGGTGCTGGCCCGCTGAGGCGCAGCGAGACCATCGAGAAAGCCCCGGCCAGTGCCGGGGCTTTTCGTTTCAGAGGTCAAGCAGCTGCGGGGCGATGCCGAGGGCGCTGGCGATCTTCTCCCGGGTCGCCTTGCGCGGCCTGGCGGCCTGCTCCTGCTGGGCATAGGCCGGCTGGCTGATGCCGATGCGCGCGGCCACCTGCTCCTGGGAGAGTCCCAGGTGTCTGCGCCACGCGGCGATGGCGGTGAGGCCATCCTTGACCATATGGCCGACGACTTCGTTGGGGACCAGACCGTCCTGGCCTTGCGTGGCGATGTAGTCCGCATAGGGGATGACGACGAAGGCGGGGTTGCCGTTCGCGTCATTGATGATCTGCACGTTAGTAGGTGTGCTCGTCACGTTTCTTTACCTCTTCGATACTCACGATCTGGATGGAACCGTCCCAATCGAAAATCACCCGGTACAGGCCGACTCGAAGCCGATAGCCGAATTGGTGGTGGACGAGGGCTTTGACGTTGCGTACATCCGGCATGGCGGCCAGCGCCTGGACGGCGTCGTAGATTCTTTTCTGATCGATGCTGGCGGTTCGTCTGAGCTGCTTGATGGCCTTCCTGGTCCAGCGGATCTCATTCATGCCCGTATCACTCGGCTATAAGTAATATAAGTATTCTAATGAGGTCCGTAAATTGGTGGGCCGAGTTTTGTGTCAGGTGGTTCCGACAGGCAGGATTGCCGTGTTTCCGAGCCGTGCGAAGTCGACGGTAGCGATGTGAAGGCTCTCCGAGCACCGGGGTCCATTGCTTGCCGGGCAGAAGACCGGCCTAGGTTGGCATTTCCGAAGAACGGGTGGCGTCGCGTTCCGCTGGCACCAAATCTGCATTCGCAGAAGCCGTGTGGGTCCTTGTTGCGCTCGCATAGATAACATGTTAACAATCTCGCAACAAAAACAAGACAACTCCGGAGGTTCGTATGCGTGCTCAAGAAGCTCGTGGCGGTCTGGAAGACTGGCAGGCGGCGCTGCAGTCCATCTGCGGCAGGTTCGAGACCCGGCTGGCGACCAGCCGTTCGCTGTTCATCGGCGAGATCTCCTCGCAGTGTCATTCCGGCCTCACCATGGCGCACTTGCGCACCAATGCCGGGCTCATTTCACGCGCTTCCCTCAAGGCCGACCGCGATGACGATCGCCACTGCTTCCTGATCAGCCAGCGCAGCGGTTTCTCCCGCGTGATGCAGGGTGGCGTCAGCATCGACCTGGCGCCTGGCGAACTGCTGCTGATGGATTCGGTGGGCGCCTGCGAGATCACCCCCTTCGGCCTCATCGACCACGCGTCCCTGCACCTGCCCCGGGTAGCGGTGGAGCGGGCGTTCAAGTCCAAGCAGGCCAAGTTCGGCAAGATTTCCTCCAGCCGCGCCAGCGGCAAGATGCTCCACTTGCTGATGGACCAGCTGTGCCGCGAGCAGGCCGCCTCGGATGACGCCGAAAGCGAGGCCCTGGAGAATGCCTTCATCTCCCTGCTGGAGCCGGCGCTGGGCCAGGACCGCGCGCAAGCCGCAGCGAGCGAATCCTTGCAGGGCGCCAACCTGCGCAGCTACGTGCAGAAGATCATCGACGAGTCGCTGTCCCAGCCCAACCTCACGCCCCTGGCCCTGGCCAATCGCCTGGACATCTCGGTGCGCCACCTGTACCGGCTGTTCGAGGAGGAGGGGGACAGCGTCTGCCGCTACATCCAGCGCTCACGCCTGAAACGCAGCGCCGACGACCTGGCCAACCCCATCCTCAAGGGTGAGTCCATCACCTCGATCGCCTACAAGTGGGGCTTCACCGACTCGGCGCACTTCAGCCGCTCGTTCAAGAAGCACTTCGACCGCTCGCCCAAGGATTACCGCGCCGGTGCATTGATGCAGGCGGCCGCCGGGTTCTGACGGCCGCCCCATCGGCTAGCCCAGCCGCGTGGCCAGGTTCTCCACCTGGTCACGCAGGAAGCCGGCGAAGGCCTCGCCCGGTTGCTGCAGCTGGATGAAGGCCAGCATCGGGTCCTCCACCGCAGTGCGCACCCCCGCCAGTTCCTCCATCACCGCCAGGCCACAGAAGGGCACGTAGGCTTCCGCGTAGCCGCCCTCGTGCACCAGCACCAGGCGCCCACCACAGAGCGCATCCGCTGCCTCGTGCAGCAGCGCCGTCATCCCCCGGAACGAGTCGCTGTGCAGCAGCATGCGCGCCAGCGGGTCCACGGCATTGGCGTCGTAGCCGCAGGCGACCACGATCAGCTCCGGGCGGAAGCGCTGCAGCGCCGGCTGCACGATGCGACGCATGGCCTGCAGGTAGGCGTCATGCCCGCTGCCGGCCGGCAGGGGGATGTTGATGTTGCTGCCCAGGCCCTCGCCGCGCCCGCGATCCTCCGCGCCGCTGTAGCCCGGCGGGTAGCAGTTCTCCTGGTGCAGGGAAATGGTCAGCACCTCGCCGTCCTCCTCGTAAATCGATTGGGTGCCGTTGCCGTGGTGCACGTCCCAGTCGATCACCGCGACCCGGCGCAGGCCGTGCTTCACCCGCGCGGCCTCGATGGCGATGGGGATATTGGCGAGGAAACAGAACCCCATGGCCTGGTCGGCGAGGCAGTGGTGGCCCGGCGGGCGCGACAGCGAGTAGGCGTTGTCCGCTTCGCCACGCAGCACGCAGTCGACGGCGGCGATGGCCAGGCCGGCGGAGAGCCTGGCGATCTCGTAGCTGCCCGGGCCGATGGGCGCCTCGCTGCCCAGCTCGCCGCCGCCGGCATCGCTCAGGGCCTTGAAGCGCTCCAGGTAATGCGCCGGGTGGACGCGCAGCAGGTCCTCGTGCGTGGCCGGCTCCGCGCCGCGCTGCAGCAACTGGCGGGAGAGGCCGGAAACATCCAGCAGGCTCTTCAGCCGGCGCTTGGTCTCGGGGGATTCGGCGAAGCCCGTGGCGGCCGGCGGCTGCACCCAACCGCCCACGGGCAGGGTCAGGGCGTGCATGCCGGCGCTGTGCCAGAAGCAGAGTTCATCGGAAAAGAAGGCGGTACGGCGGCTCATGGTTGGACTCCGTTGTCGTCGAGGGAAGGGGTTGGCGCGGTGCCGCGCAGGCGGCTGACGCTGAGGGCGGCGAAGGACAGCAGCAGGCAGGTGGCGCTGAGAAGCAGGACGCCGCGCATGCCGACGCTGCTCTCCAGCAGCGGGCCGGCGATGGCCGGGCCCAGGGCGAGGCCGCCGCCGATCAGCAGGTTGGTGGTGTTCATCAGGCGGCCGTCGCGGTCCAGGTCGGCCAGGCAGGCGAGGATGAAGGGCAGGGCGAAGGTCCAGGTGTACTTGAACACCAGGGCCGCGGTGGCGAAGCGCGCGAGGCCGGGCTCATCGAGCAGGAGCAGCACGGCGCCGGTCATCAGGGCGTAGCCGAGCAGCAGCATCGTCCCGCGCGGCCAGCGCTGGCCGATCAGCGCGGCACAGGCGGAGCCGGCGATGCCCAGCAGGGTGGCGATGGCGAGGATGCGCCCGCTGCTGGCCGGGTCGATGGCCGCGGCGCTGGCGATGCTGCCGATGAAGGTCCATACGCCGCTGAGCCCGACGTAGAACACCAGCACCGCGAACAGCGCCAGCAGCGCGCGCCAGCCCAGGCCGCAGCGCTCCCTCACCTGCGCCCGGGTGCTCGGGGCCATGCCCTGGAAACTGCCGGCTAGCGGCAGGCACAGCAGCATCAGCAGGGCCAGGCCCAGGTACAGCGCCTGCAGGCCGAAACGCGCGAACAGCGGTGGCAGCAGCCACAGGCCGGCGGCGCCGAGCACCAGCTGGCCCATGACCCAGAGGCCATAGACGCGGTCACGGTCCCGGCTCTGCGCGGCACTGGCGATGCACAGCACCATCAGCGTGCCGCCGGCCAGCGCGCTGGCCACGCGCAGCGCCATCAGCGGATGGAAGGCGCTCGCCCAGGCCGAGGCCAGGTTGGCGACGATGAACAGGAGCGCCGCAGCGCGCGCCACCCGTCGCCAGTCCAGGCGTGGCTGCCAGAGGTAGGCGGGCAGGGTGGCCAGGCTCATGGCGGCCAGTTCGGCGGAGAACAGCTGGCCGATCTGCGCCGGGCCGAGGCCGAGCTGGAGGGCGTACTGGGTGGCGATGGCCGGTGCCGCCATCAGCACGCAGGGGACGATGGCGGCGAACAGCACGATGGCCAGGAGGCGGGTGCGGGGCAGCCCCGCTGAAGTGGCGGTGATCATGGCAGGGCCCTCAGAAGACATGGACGAAGCGCAGCAGCAGGTTGTTCTGCTCGAAGGCGTTCTTGGTGGCGACGTTGCGCGTCAGGCCCAGCAGCACCTGGTTGCGCGGGTCCAGCCAGTGGCCCACTTCGAAGCCGAGCTGGGTGTAGCGCTGGTGGGTGTCGTCGAGGGTGCGGCCATTGAACTCCAGCTCGCCGCCGTCGGCGTGGATCAGGCGCAGGGCGCCGTAGGTGCCGGGGGTGAAGTCGTAGGAGGCGAAGGCTTGCAGGCGGTAGAGCGGCTTCTGCTCCAGGTCCTGGCCGAAGTAGTCGTCGTTCTTGCCGTAGAGCTGGGCTTCGAGGTTGGCTTCCAGCATCCACTTCTCGCCCACGCCCTGGGTGTAGTTGTAGTTGAGGTGCAGGGCCCAGCGGTTGGCCCCCGGGGAGGCGTCCGGGTTGCGCCCGTGGTACTCGCCCACCGGCACCGTGAGCATGGTCAGCAGGCCGCTGTAGGTGCGCGATTGCGGGTCGTTGATGAAGAACAGCGTGCCACCCACCTGCGGGTCGCCCAGGCCGCGTTCGCTGCTGCGGCTGGCGGCGCCCGGCGCGCGGATGTCGACGTCCACGTAGGGCACGATGAACTGCGGGGTGCACAGGGTGCCGCAGATGTCGGTGAAGATCAGCTGGCGCCAGGCGAAGGCGTTGACCGCGAGGTCGGCCTTGCCGGTGCTGTCGCCCGCGCCGTGGTAGTCGTTGGCGCGGGTCAGCGGCAGGTAGCCGACGCCGAGCACCGTGCCCACCGGTGCGGAGACGAAGTCGCGGGCGTTGAGGTCGGCGGCCCGGGCACCGGTTGCGGCGAGCGCGACGGCGAGGGCGACGACCTGAGGGAGCAGGGGCGAATGGCGGCTGTGCATGTGCAGGGTTCCTCTGGCGGATGGTAAGTGCAGGCAAAAGGCTCCCCGTCCCGCCTTCTTCAGGGCGGATGGAGGTGGAGCCGGGGAGCGTTCGGGATTAGCCGGGGGTGTGGTGCAGCAGGTGGGCGATGCCCGCCTTGCCGTTGACGCCGAGCTTGTCGTAGATGCTGCGGATGTGATGGCGCACGGTGTTCGGCGCCAGGCCCAGGTCGCGGGCGATCTCCTTGTAGGTGCTGCCGCCGCCGAAGCGCTCGGCGACGTCTGCCTCGCGGGCGCTGAGCTGCGCCAGGGCGGTGCGCGGGCGGGCGCTGAGCAGGAGCAGGTGGCCCACCTCGGTGGCGTCCAGCTGCAGGTGCTGGCCGCGGTAGCCGGCGGCGCCGACCGCCTCGGGCAGGTGCGGGCCGTTCCAGCGCGGCCATTCCAGCAGCAGGCGCTCGACGAAACCGTGCTCGGCATAGTGCAGCGTGCCCTGGCGGTCGCACACCGCGAGCGCCAGGGTGTTCGGCCCGTCGAGGGTCTCGCGCAGGGCCACCAGGGCGCGGATCTGGTTGGCGCCCTCGGCGGCCAGCAGGTGCGGCATCACCTGGTCGAGCAGGAAGCGTTCCTCTTCCCCGAAGCGCGGCGCGTCAGGGCGGCGGTAGAGCGTCAGGTGCACGCTGAGCTGGGTCTGCGGGTCGATGTGGATCACACAGAGGAATTCGCCGAAGCCGTGCTTGCGGCCCAGCCAGCGCAGCCCGGCGGGGGTGTCCGTGGCCTGGCTGTCGACGATCACCGCGCGGCCCGGCCGGGACTGCACCAGGCCGATGGTTATGTCCTGCTCGCGGATCGATTGCCAGTCCTCGACATAGCTCGTGGGCAGGCCGAACACCTGGGAGCTGCGCTCCTCGGGCAGGTCGGCGACCATCGCCGCGTGTCCCCACCAGGCCTTGTCGAAAGCCAGCAACGCCTGCAGGCGCTGCAGGGCATGACGATGGAAGCGGGCGAGAGGCTGTTCCTGGGCCAGGCGTTGCAGGTCCAGCACGCAGCCGTTGAAGGCGGCGAAACGACAGGCGGGGATGAGGTGTTCG from Pseudomonas tohonis includes:
- a CDS encoding type II toxin-antitoxin system RelE family toxin, yielding MNEIRWTRKAIKQLRRTASIDQKRIYDAVQALAAMPDVRNVKALVHHQFGYRLRVGLYRVIFDWDGSIQIVSIEEVKKRDEHTY
- the feaR gene encoding transcriptional regulator FeaR → MRAQEARGGLEDWQAALQSICGRFETRLATSRSLFIGEISSQCHSGLTMAHLRTNAGLISRASLKADRDDDRHCFLISQRSGFSRVMQGGVSIDLAPGELLLMDSVGACEITPFGLIDHASLHLPRVAVERAFKSKQAKFGKISSSRASGKMLHLLMDQLCREQAASDDAESEALENAFISLLEPALGQDRAQAAASESLQGANLRSYVQKIIDESLSQPNLTPLALANRLDISVRHLYRLFEEEGDSVCRYIQRSRLKRSADDLANPILKGESITSIAYKWGFTDSAHFSRSFKKHFDRSPKDYRAGALMQAAAGF
- a CDS encoding MFS transporter, whose amino-acid sequence is MSSEGPAMITATSAGLPRTRLLAIVLFAAIVPCVLMAAPAIATQYALQLGLGPAQIGQLFSAELAAMSLATLPAYLWQPRLDWRRVARAAALLFIVANLASAWASAFHPLMALRVASALAGGTLMVLCIASAAQSRDRDRVYGLWVMGQLVLGAAGLWLLPPLFARFGLQALYLGLALLMLLCLPLAGSFQGMAPSTRAQVRERCGLGWRALLALFAVLVFYVGLSGVWTFIGSIASAAAIDPASSGRILAIATLLGIAGSACAALIGQRWPRGTMLLLGYALMTGAVLLLLDEPGLARFATAALVFKYTWTFALPFILACLADLDRDGRLMNTTNLLIGGGLALGPAIAGPLLESSVGMRGVLLLSATCLLLSFAALSVSRLRGTAPTPSLDDNGVQP
- a CDS encoding response regulator transcription factor translates to MSQIDEHLIPACRFAAFNGCVLDLQRLAQEQPLARFHRHALQRLQALLAFDKAWWGHAAMVADLPEERSSQVFGLPTSYVEDWQSIREQDITIGLVQSRPGRAVIVDSQATDTPAGLRWLGRKHGFGEFLCVIHIDPQTQLSVHLTLYRRPDAPRFGEEERFLLDQVMPHLLAAEGANQIRALVALRETLDGPNTLALAVCDRQGTLHYAEHGFVERLLLEWPRWNGPHLPEAVGAAGYRGQHLQLDATEVGHLLLLSARPRTALAQLSAREADVAERFGGGSTYKEIARDLGLAPNTVRHHIRSIYDKLGVNGKAGIAHLLHHTPG
- a CDS encoding helix-turn-helix domain-containing protein, which gives rise to MTSTPTNVQIINDANGNPAFVVIPYADYIATQGQDGLVPNEVVGHMVKDGLTAIAAWRRHLGLSQEQVAARIGISQPAYAQQEQAARPRKATREKIASALGIAPQLLDL
- a CDS encoding transporter; the protein is MHSRHSPLLPQVVALAVALAATGARAADLNARDFVSAPVGTVLGVGYLPLTRANDYHGAGDSTGKADLAVNAFAWRQLIFTDICGTLCTPQFIVPYVDVDIRAPGAASRSSERGLGDPQVGGTLFFINDPQSRTYSGLLTMLTVPVGEYHGRNPDASPGANRWALHLNYNYTQGVGEKWMLEANLEAQLYGKNDDYFGQDLEQKPLYRLQAFASYDFTPGTYGALRLIHADGGELEFNGRTLDDTHQRYTQLGFEVGHWLDPRNQVLLGLTRNVATKNAFEQNNLLLRFVHVF
- a CDS encoding class II histone deacetylase → MSRRTAFFSDELCFWHSAGMHALTLPVGGWVQPPAATGFAESPETKRRLKSLLDVSGLSRQLLQRGAEPATHEDLLRVHPAHYLERFKALSDAGGGELGSEAPIGPGSYEIARLSAGLAIAAVDCVLRGEADNAYSLSRPPGHHCLADQAMGFCFLANIPIAIEAARVKHGLRRVAVIDWDVHHGNGTQSIYEEDGEVLTISLHQENCYPPGYSGAEDRGRGEGLGSNINIPLPAGSGHDAYLQAMRRIVQPALQRFRPELIVVACGYDANAVDPLARMLLHSDSFRGMTALLHEAADALCGGRLVLVHEGGYAEAYVPFCGLAVMEELAGVRTAVEDPMLAFIQLQQPGEAFAGFLRDQVENLATRLG